The DNA window GAAAGGCAGGTTTAATGGACCACTTCATCACACCAAAAACATGAACTCTTATTCCCGGTTTGGAAAACATTGCATTTACCCATTGCTCTTTGGCCCTTAATTCTAGGCGGACAATAATCTACCCGTCCACATCAAGGGAGGGACTCTGGATGTCCTACTGTATCGCTTCACTATGACAATCACCATTGCAGGTGGGCATTGTAATAGAATATAACACGACATACCACAGTCATATCTGAGCTCCAGGGAATATTACTTGCACAAAACATGATCTGAGGGCAGATCAAAAAATACtggttcagaaagataaccaatcTGTAGAGGACGAGGGTCCAAGCAACTgcaggaggcgggaccaaccaatcatgTCTCAGTCCTGCCTCCTTCAGTTGCTTGGGGGCtacctcttctacaatctgattggtgatctctctgaaccaatcatgtgtctttctgccctcagaacatttttctgtaagtaaaactcccatgagccataTCTGAGTGACAACCGCTGTGACATTACAACATCATCTGTTCTTTCTTTACTCTCATTTAGGAAGTGGGTTCTCCCTCTACTGGCTTTTGGTTGCCTGTCAGCCCAGGAATAAATAAAAGAAGAGTATGTGTATGTAATAAGTTGTGACACAACACAAACTTGTAATGATATTATATTGGAAAACTTATGCAAAATAAATTGTTTCACAGCACACGTTATGTTAAGGGAGCTATTTTTCCTATTTcctatgggggaaaaaaaataaaaataaatgataaagtACTGTCTTCAGTAAAAGTTACCCTTATGATGTACAAGTAAATAGCTGGCACAGTGGCCCTGtcatgggttgttccctgccttgcacccacaGGCTTcagactgccccccctcccccatgaccctgaagaGGAGAAATGGTTATGgataatgaatggatggatggagggaagTAAATGGTTGCCAGGCGCTGTCCTCTTCTGCCATCTTGTGGCAGTTCTGCAAATTACCATCTATCTacttattataatataataatattatttatgaAATAAAATCTGCAAAAACTGGTTCTGTGCCAGATGCTGAATGTTAAGCTCCAATAAAGGGTGGCATAGCGGGTAAGCAGGTGTCATTGTGGGTTCAGACCTCCAGAGCTGTGGCTcactgctgccccctagtgACTGGTGTTTGCCTAAGCTTCCTCCAACCATCCAAAAATGTGCTCTTGAAGTGAACTGGTGTCTCTCAGGTCCTGtttacacttggttttaaaatgtctcTTGGGCGGCTGGATCATAAGCAGTCAGCTGAGACACATCGCCGTTTACACCTGTATCTCTTATGGTTTCCAAGGTGTCCAGCTGACCACTTGTGTTCAGAGTTCATTACCGCCTGCGTCACTTCCGCTAAAAGGTCAAATGGCCCCGCACAGAGTTATTATGACGTCCATGTCAGAGACACATCAGGATGGGTTAGCATTTACACTACAAAAGATACGTGTTCAAATGCGTCCAAGACCAGTTTGGCTAGTGATTTGGGTGATCGGATAACAGTGTGTCTTGCTGGCTGTTTACACTTATATTTAGTCCTGCCTACGTCAGATCCGATCGCCCTAGACACATTTTTTTAGATCAAGTGTAAACGGGGACTCAGTTGCAGGTCTGATAGACAAGGGTCATATCAAGCATGTATCCTGCACTTTCTGGCATAGAATCCTAAGGCGTCGTTACGGATAATGGACCAACTCACACTGATGCCTTAACAGCAGACTGACGTCAATATGTTTCCTTCCAAAAACAAACTGCATACAGCTGCAACTAATTCACTTACACGCTGGGTGTCTTACATTTGCAATGTCCTTTTCACAGTTTGCAGATTCCATAATTTTGCATATTAGTTCTGATTCATAAAGGATACTAGTTATAATGTTGAACCATGATTCAAGAAGAAATAAAATAGTATGTTCTTTAAAACatcattataatatttatttcaaatgcTACATAAAAAAGTGAAATTGCATTTCGCCTTTCCATTTCAAAAGACTTCAGCGTCACAGCAGAGCAAAAGAGGAATCCCACGCACCGAAAAGCAAGAATTTATTACAGTATAGGTTATGATGTTAGATGTCCAAGCCTCTG is part of the Paramormyrops kingsleyae isolate MSU_618 chromosome 17, PKINGS_0.4, whole genome shotgun sequence genome and encodes:
- the cox7a1 gene encoding cytochrome c oxidase subunit 7A1, mitochondrial gives rise to the protein MRHLLNLQKLVSRSFNTTSRHLGNKVPEYQKLFQADNNLPVHIKGGTLDVLLYRFTMTITIAGSGFSLYWLLVACQPRNK